The region TCGGTTCACTTACGAAGCGAGTGTCGGCGGCAAGTTCCTCACGTGGGCCCACTTGCTGACCAATGCCGACATGGCCAATCCAACGGTGGCCGATCGGCTTTACGCCCAACATATGCAGCCTTGCTACGAACATGACACCGCGTCGCTGCAGTACAAGCTGTATGCCCGTTGGAACTTGTCCGACGCCCTGCCGAGCTATTCCCAAGAGATGGGTCTGACCGAAGGGGTGTTCCTGGCAATGCATCCCAACAACCCCGCGACCGACTTTCTCGTTCACTTCCAGTTCATGCTGACCACATGGATTGAACTGAACGTGAAGGAGAAAGGAATCAACCTTCGCGAGGCGGCGTTAAGCTACTGCATGGACTTGCCGGAAGATGTCTTCCAGGAACTGATGCCGCCGCTGTCGCAGATTGTCGTGATCGACTACCCAAACCAAACCCTCTACCACTTCGGTACCGACCCCAGCACGATCTGCCGCATGATGCACGATTCGCACCCTGAGTTTGTTTAGGGCGAACGGTAGACTTGTAGGGTCCGCTGTGCGGACGCCGTGGCAAAAGTAAGCCAACAGAGCAACGTCAAGCAGCCGATTCGGTAGGTGAATGACGTCAGCCAACTTCAGTCGCTTCACTAATAATATCGCGTCCGTAATTCAAACCTCATTCGCCAGTAGAAAGTTCTTTGAAACGTTGTATGTCAGGCGGAATGGTGCCCCAATCTGGATGATATTGTCCTTTGGCAACCCAGCGATGGAAAGTTGAGAAAGGCCATTGGCTGGGTGATTGAACATGGCCATGTTTGACGGGGTTCCAATGGATGTAGTCCAGATAAGCCGCGAACTCTTCCTCATCACGAATCGAGCGTTCCCAGAACTTTCTTTGCCAAACGCCAGCACGCCGATGCTTTTGCTGGGACATCGATACGGGCTGCGTGCTTCCTCCTATTTTCAAATAGGCCTGCGTAAATTCTTTTTTGATCCATCACCAACGCATTGAATACGCAAAATCGCCTCGGGGCAGACTCCAGATCGCGTGCAAGTGATCGGGCAGAAGAACAACCGCAGGTACCCGAAATGGCCAACGACGCTGGGCCTCGCGAATGATCCGACCTAACATTCGAGCGATGGGTTCGCGATGAAAAATAGGGGCACGATTCTCTGTCACTACCGTGAAGAAGTACATTCCACCCGCAATCTTGGCACGACGATAATTCGACATCCATAGAGCCCGCTGTGCGAACGTGGAATAAAGTTGAAAACAGATAGCAGTGTCGAGTTAAGCTTAGCAGCGCGAAATAGTAGCGAGCAATTATTGATTTTGACAACGTCTAACTGCGTCCGCACAGCGGACCCTACGCTAACTCGGTACCGACCCCAGCACGACCTGCCGCATGATGCACGATTCGCACCCTGAGTTTGTTTAAGGCGAACGGTACGTTATTGCCAGCGGAAGAACTTCAACGCGACGACAAACGAAATGGCTCCCCACAGGACGAGGACGGTTGTTTCGTGCATCAGCGAGAACAGCCCCATGCCTTCCAGCATGACGCCGCGCAGGGCATCGTTCAGGGCGGTTAGCGGCAACAAGCGGATCGCCGGCTGAAGGAATTCGGGGAAGCGTTCGCGGCTGAAGAAGATGCCCGACAACACCCACATCGGCAGCATCACCAGGTTCATCAGTCCCGAAACCGTCTCGACCGTTTTCGCGCGGCAGGCAATCAACAGACCCAGCCCGGCGAAGCTGACCGCACCCAGCAAAATGAACAGCAACAGCGTCAACGGATTGCCGGCTATCTGCACGCCGAAGACCAGCCACGAAAAGATCAGCAGCAGCAACACTTCCGGCACCATAAACAACAGCCGGCTGATCATCAGCGACCCAAGAAAGTCGCTCTTGCGCATCGGTGTGGCTAGGAACCGCTTCAGCAATTTACGAATCCGCATGTCGACCGTCACGAAGCCGACACCCCACAGTCCGCCACCCATCAGCCCCATACCCAACAGGCCTGGAACTAAGAAGTCGATGTAACGTCCCCCCGGCATGTCGAGCACGGTCGTTGTCACCTCGGCGGCATCGACGCGTCCGGCCGCCGTTTGCAGCATCAAGTCGACTTCATTCCGTGCCAGTTGGCTTTCCGGTCGTGTGGGCACATATAAGTAGTCATACGTTTCTGTTTCTGTAGCGGTTACGACCAAGTCGGTTCGCCCGGTGCGAAGTCGCTCCTTTGCCGCCGCTTCGTCGCTGTCGCCCAACTGAAAACGAGCGTCTTCCCCGAGCGCCGTGCGGGCCACGTCCGCTTGCGGTCCGATCACTTCGACACGAAACGTCTGCTCAGGCTGCTCGCGAAACGCGATCCCCAGCGCCACCGTCATCATGATCGGAAAGCCATACACCCAGAACACCGCTTCCGGTTCGCGGTAAAACTCTTTCAGCCGAGCAATCACCAGCTGCGTCAGAGGACGGATCGACCAGGCCATGTTACTCTCCTCCATCTCGCAGGTGACGACCAGTTAGCGTGACGAACACATCTTCCAGGCTTGCCTGGCGCGTTGTCAATTGAGCTAACTGGGCTTGTTCGCTACGCAGCTTATCCATCACCGCCGGCAGCGCGGCATGCAACTCTTGCACATGCAGCACGATTGTTCCGGCGTCGTCATGGGTCGACTGCACGCCTGGCAATTGGGCAAACGACTCGTGCGCAGGAACGGGGCTCTCTTCATTCACGCGGAACTCGATGACCTGATCTCCGCCCAGCCGAGTAATCAAATCACGCGGCGTTCCCA is a window of Bremerella sp. TYQ1 DNA encoding:
- a CDS encoding transposase; this translates as MSNYRRAKIAGGMYFFTVVTENRAPIFHREPIARMLGRIIREAQRRWPFRVPAVVLLPDHLHAIWSLPRGDFAYSMRW
- a CDS encoding ABC transporter permease, with product MAWSIRPLTQLVIARLKEFYREPEAVFWVYGFPIMMTVALGIAFREQPEQTFRVEVIGPQADVARTALGEDARFQLGDSDEAAAKERLRTGRTDLVVTATETETYDYLYVPTRPESQLARNEVDLMLQTAAGRVDAAEVTTTVLDMPGGRYIDFLVPGLLGMGLMGGGLWGVGFVTVDMRIRKLLKRFLATPMRKSDFLGSLMISRLLFMVPEVLLLLIFSWLVFGVQIAGNPLTLLLFILLGAVSFAGLGLLIACRAKTVETVSGLMNLVMLPMWVLSGIFFSRERFPEFLQPAIRLLPLTALNDALRGVMLEGMGLFSLMHETTVLVLWGAISFVVALKFFRWQ
- a CDS encoding late promoter transcription accessory protein, producing MIDIESQMLDALALLYRGLEEPLEGLDEEIRAMCFEEVNQLGDLTQAQRIMPEPEMRDRTVLRHCLNRRYLPMPIDILTERFLDLYENAPIPQHNQLIVDTLPTHCEVPLTRVRNIQWDRFTYEASVGGKFLTWAHLLTNADMANPTVADRLYAQHMQPCYEHDTASLQYKLYARWNLSDALPSYSQEMGLTEGVFLAMHPNNPATDFLVHFQFMLTTWIELNVKEKGINLREAALSYCMDLPEDVFQELMPPLSQIVVIDYPNQTLYHFGTDPSTICRMMHDSHPEFV